The segment CGGTTAGAGTCTCCCCAACTCGCGGCCGCGGTGAGTGCCTTAATTACCGAAAGTCTGCGGCCTGATACTTGGACAAATTATCTCCCTTCCCCAGAAATTATCGCGTTATTTACGGAAAGTCACCCCCAAGGAGTGAGTTTACAAGAAATTCGCCGCCTTCTCTATCAAACTCAATCTCGCTATCATATCACCATTCCCGTTTGGTTAGAATTGGATTTGATTGGTATGATCGAGCAATGGGCTTTAGGGGCAGATTGGCAGGAATTATGCGAGAATACCAGTCTCGATGAGGGAGATGTCGTGCGGTTGTTAAGAAGAACAATTGATCTCCTCTGGCAAATTCCCCAAATACCCGCAGTTTCTGATTATTTAAAAGACACTGCCAAAGAGGCAGTGACTCGGTTAAAACGGTTTCCGCTATAAAGAGATTACCAATTACTATAGTCTGCGTTGCTCATAGCATTGCTCGAAGATAACGTCAGACTTGATTGTAAAGTAATCGTTAAATCTTGGTTAGGATCAATAGAGATCAGTTCAGTTTCGCCACCACCGATAATTCCGGCTTCTGGTAGACCCCAACCTGCCAAAGTTCCTACCGCAGCACCCGCTAATACTTCTAAGGCATCAATGCGCTTATCCCCTGTGGTTCCGGCAATAATCGCCGCCGCCGCCGAACCCGCTAACGTCCCCCCTAAAATTTCTAGGGTACTGGCTCCTTCTTTAATCACTTCCGTACGAGTTACCACATTAGAACTGGCATAGAGGGGATAACGTTGGTTATTAATGATAACTTCTTGAGCGACAAACTGTGAACCCCCATTAGCTGGCCGAATTTGACCAACAACTTGACTACCTGCCGGGATTAAAACCTGACCATAACTATCCTTAATATTGGCAGCCGTTTGTAGGGTAACAGAGACGGTTTCTTCCTTGGTGACCAGAATTTTTTCTGCGTCTGAATGTCTCAGAGGAATTTGAGTTCCTGCCGGGATAGAAACGTTATTAGCAATAGGTCTAGAGTTATTTTCAGGGGGAAATAAAAATTGAGCCGCAGCTGGTTTAATGGAATAGATGGGAGCTACTGTTGTGATTCCCATTAAAACAGCGATCGCTGTACAAATTCCTGATTTATTATCCTTAGTATTCAACATAATGTAGTCTCCTTGCGACTCTCGCAAAAAAGTATTTATCCCTTACTCTATTCTTATCCTAACCCTCGTTAGATGGGATGTCAGTCCCTAATAGAGTGAACTTTATGCTTTACCTAAGTAGAAAAAAGTGGAATTTGCAAACGCTAAAGACTGAACTTACTGATATTTTGTTCCCTATTTCAGTAAATACCAGCAAGAATGAAACTCAGTCTTGATTTTTCTAAAAATAATCTTGAATTTTTTTGTTTTAACCTTCTAGTATCTCTCTGCGTCTCTGTGCCTCTGCATCAAATTTAAAAACAATTTTCGGACTCAAAACCTGATAACTATCATGTTTAACCAGGTTTCCTATTCCAATTAAGTCCCCTCCTTTGTCATAAACCCTGACAACATCAGACAATAAAGATAAATCTTGAGCAATTCTTTGTCCATGAAACCATCGTTGAGTATCGGTTTCTGATAAACTAATTTGACCTAAATGTTGTAACGCAATATCTGGAGAAATTAAGGAAAAAGTTCCTTGATCAATCTCTATTTTTAACTGTTCTAAACTAATACTATCCAATAGCTTCATCCCGCAACTTTCGGTACGGGTTAAACTGGCCAAAGTCCCCCCGATATTGAGCATAGCACCTAAATCACGGGCGATCGCTCGAATATAAGTCCCTGCACCACAGGCAATATCTAGCTCTAATTCAGGAAATTTGCTAGAATACCAGTTAATTACCTTAATATCATCTATTCTAACCTCTCTACTTGGAACCTCTGGCGTTTCTCCTTGTCTGGCCAACTCATACAACCGCTTACCATCCTTTTGAATAGCACTATACATCGGCGGAATTTGTTGAATGCTTCCGAGAAACTGACTTAATAAGGGTTCAACCTGTTCTAACGTTAAATTAGGTGCAGTTTGAGTCCGAATTACCTCTCCTTCGAGATCGTCGGTAGCAGTTTGGACTCCTAGGCGAATTTTAGCGCGGTAGGCTTTATTTTCGGGCAAAAAGGCTAAAAGACGGGTTGCTTGTCCCACCGCGATCGGTAAAACTCCGGTTGCCGCAGGGTCTAACGTTCCCCCGTGACCAACTTTTTTCTGTTTAATAATCTTTCTCACTCTAGCCACGCAATCATGGGAAGTCATCCCTGATGGCTTATTTAAGGCAATAAATCCAAACATTCGATCCTAAATTATGGGAGTTTGCTATCATAACCTTAGACGATTATGAAGTTTTATTAAGAGCCGTGGTAGCAACGTTGAAACCTAATCACAACACTACTTTAATCCGTCCCTGGCACACCCTCGATATTCTTTGGGAAGGGGGGGAAGACATTGTTAAGCAGGGACTCCCCCATGATAAACTATCCCCGGCGTGGCAAATTTTACTATTAGGGGATGGTTCCCCAACACGCCATTTACAACTGTTAACCACGGAAAAAACGGAAGTTGATCTTATTGATATGTCTCCCATCGGTAGCGAGGATGATGGTGCACCTCCGCAAATTGAAAGCGTCCCTGAACCCCGTTTAAGACGACAGGTATGGTTACGGACTGCATCGGGACAACGACTCGCTTATGCTACGTCTTGGTGGGACGCGAATCATGTGGATGAGTATTTACAGAACCGTTCTCTGCCGATATGGGACAGTTTATCACGGTTACATACGGAATTATACCGCGATATTCAAGGGATTTATTATGGTCATTCGACGGTGTTAGAAGAAGCTTTTCAGGAAAAGGGACCCTTTTGGGGAAGACATTATCTATTTTGGCACGATCGCAAACCCTTAACCCTGATTTATGAGGTATTTTCTCCCTATCTACGCAAGTATTTAGGACCGATGAGTTAATTTATAGCAACAGGCAACAGGCAACAGACAACAGGCAACAGTAAAACCTTTGTCATTGCTGGGTTTGAGCTTTTTAAAATGTCCTAATTGCCTTGGCTATTGCTTTAACTTTCGGTGGGTTCTATTCTCAACCCTTGTAAAAGTTTTTAAAAACTAACTATGGTTTTTAAAAATCAAAACGAGTTTTTAAAAACTGATTGACTGTTTCACAAAAAGAAACCCCGTTAGGTAGGCATTGCCCACGCCACAATTTTTGTGTAATTAATTTTGTGTAGGTACTTATCAAAAATCAGTATTTTCTCTATGTTGATTTTTACTAGATTCTTTGATAATGGATAGTTGTTTATTGTTTTTTTCAATCATTAAAATGTCTAGTAGCTCTTTATCTGTGCCACAGGCTAAAATTGATTTAACATTATGGCAAGTAGAAGCAGATTATATCTCTAGTAGTGATTTATATGTTTGGTTAATTGATATGGGATTACCAAATGATGTTGCTTCTCGATTACATGAACTTATTAGCTTCACCAAAAAAGTTGGCAATAAAGTGTTTAATATTGGCAAAATCGTGCTAATAAAAATTCTTGATTTTGTCAAAGCTAATCCTTTTTTAGTTTCGGGAATAGGAATTGGTGCTGTTGTTGGAATAGCTATTACTACCCTAATCACGTCAATTCCTTTTCTGGGTCCTTTATTAGCTCCCATCGCTACTGTTTTAGGAATTACTATTACAGTTGCTGGAGCAGTAGTTGGTTATAAATTAGATCAAAAGTTCTCAGGAGTTGGGGAAGATTTAGCTGAAATTGCCAGAAAGTTTTTTAGTTTAATCACTGAAGTCTTTAACACTATTTTTCGTAACGTTGTGACTGCTTAATTAGATATTTATTGAGGTGGGGAGTTCCTACCTAAAAAACCACAAAAAAATTGGAGAATGTGATGACAACTGCTCAAAAAGTAACGAAAGAACAACTACTAAAAGCAATAAAAAAGCTAGAAAATGACGATAATCTAGGCGGATTTCTAACTGAGATTGGACTAGGTGCAATTGGTGCAGGTGCGGCAGGTGCGGCGGCTGCTACTTTGGGGACTACTACAGCCTTATTTGGATTAATCACAGTTGCTACCCCTGTTGGGTTAGTTGTCGGTGCTGGAGTTTTAGGTGCTACTGCACTTGTTGGAGCTAAAAGAATATTGGAGGGAACATATTCTGAAGGAAAAAAAGCTGAATTACTGAGACAATTACAAGATAAACTTAGAGAAGTAGAAGCAAAAGAAAAAGCCTCTCGTGGACTCTCCCGTAACTGCGGTGATAAGCTTAACTTATCATTCCTGAAATCCTCACTCTGTAAGAATATCAGGAATATATTTTCAGCGAACCTATCAAAAATACCCTGGTTTCCACTACAACTACAGGAGAGTCCCTCTAGTGTTACAGAACAAGATAAAAGAAAATTGATTATTCTCCTAAAAGAACCAATTCAGTATAATCTAATTAGTCCAGAGAAAGCACAGCAATTAATTGACGCGGTAACTAATGGCAAACTACCCATAACAGAAGCTTATAAATTAGTTCAAGACTTAATCAAGTCTAGCAGTTGAAGCAAGGTTTAAGACATTGGTATAAGCTACAACCTTGATGTGTAGGAGTCAACGGCCGTTGACCCCTACTTTTGACTTTGCCCCTAAGCATGAGCTACTTTATCTTCAGGGTTAACTAAGCGCAGGAGTTTTTGTTTGATTTGAGCGTCAAAGACTTCCCATTTGAGTTTAGTATATTCGGTATTATCGTTAGTTCCGCCCAAGAAACCGATAGGAATTTCAAACCCTCCGGCCATTTCCCGTCCTCCCCCATAGTAACGGCCTTGGGAATCTTTCCCCAAGGCTTCTTTGAGAAATTCATCGGGGTCGAGGGTTAACTTATTGGTTCTTAAAGACCCGATAACCACTTCAAGGTCATTATCTTGATCATGAATGATTCCGTAAACAACAGCCGTGTGGATGTTTTCTTCGGTTACGAGAAAGTCTGCTGCTTGGGGAATAGCGTCTCGGTCTTCGTAGCGTAAATAACCGACTCCAGCAATGGAGAAATTATTTTTAATTTGACGATTTTTGAGCGATCGCTCGATAATATCCATCACGCGACGCGATCGCGCTGATTGTAGCACAGCATTGAGTAATTGAGGATCATAGATCCGCGATAAATAGGCGGCCGCGAGTAAGTCTTCTTCTTGAGCTTGGAGTAAATTATTAGTATCAGACCGAATACCGTGCATTAAAGCGGTGGCGCATTTAACGTGAGTGTTATTGCTACTATTAAAATCGAGGAGTCCTGCTTGCAGGTACTGGGTAATAATCGTCGCGGTTGCCCGAATTTGGGGGCGTAAATCGGTAAATTCTGCGTTAACGTCTCCCTGTTTGCTATGATGGTCAATAACAACCACAATGGGAATTTTAGCTTGTTTGACGAGGGGCATTAATTGACTGGTATTCCCCTGACTATCCACTAAAACACAGCTTTGATAAATAGAGAGATCTCGTTCTTTAAGGGTATTAACACTCCACCGTTTAGCAGGAAGTCCCGTTAGCTTAACTAGGGCAATATTTTCTTGATGGGATAGCGTCCCTGCATAAACAATATCACACTGAATATCATAGGGTTGGGCAATGAGTTGATATGCCCAAGCACTAGAGAGAGCATCAGGGTCAGGAAAATCCTGAATAACGACGATTTGACGCTCTCCTTGATGATGTTCTAGGGTATGCTTTAGTTTTTGGGCTAGTTTACCCGGAGGAAGTGAGAAACTGCGTGGTTCTTTAGCCGAGATTATACTGCTTTTAGTCTCTTGCTCTGTTTCAAGTGTTTCTGGAGGGACTTCAGCTAATCCCGATCTTAACTTAGTTGGGGGGGTTTGGTTAGGGGTGGGAGTAAGTACCGTTGATTTCATCTGTAAATGGGTAATAGGCAGGTGGAGTAGATGATCGAGATGACGTTAAGGAATTTTAGACCATAATTTAACCTAAGTTCGGGGTTCGGGGTTCGGAGTTGGAGCCTTAGAATTAGCCTTTGAGGTTATTCCGAACTCACGTTAATTTAAGGTTAGAGTTTAACACTTTTTTTAGAAACTTGAGTAGATCTGAAGAGATAACCCTGGCTAAGTGTAAAAGCTAATTCAGAGGTTTAACCGTATCCTTGACTACGGTTATGGATTTTTATCGACAAAATCAATTCCTTTGTTATTAATAAACCTTCAAAAACTTGATATAAAAGACTCACTCCTACTATGAATATTATACCCCTAATTAATTTAAACCACCCGGGGATGTAAACTCACTTGCTCTCCCCAATCAACTTGTAATTTTTTTTGGGCATTTCCTCCATTAACGGCGATTTCTACCCACCCATGACTGCCGATTAACGTGATTAACTCTCCTAGTTCAACGTCGCTATAGGTTAATCCTTTTTTGATTGTTTGATGATTAACCATTACTGTCCAATCTTTCTGTTTGAGTAAATTTCCTGAAATATTAGTAATCAGATTACCAAAATAATCAATATATTGAATAGACCCTATGATCTGATTATCGGTTATTTCTAAAGAATCAAGGGGTAATTTAACTAAACTCTCGGGATCAATCAACAGGCCTAATTTTTCTAAGGGAACCCCACTAGCGAGATGGGCTCCCACCGGGGCAAAAATATCTCGGCCATGAAAAGTAGTACTGGGATCGCTGACTCGCCAATAGTCAGGATTAGTTAACATTACCGCAGCAATGGGTTCAGATAAGCTGAGAACCCCGCTAAATAACCCATTATCAGGTCCAACTAGATACCCTCTGTCAAATTGGATAGCCACTCCCCGTCGCTGACTTCCTACCCCTGGATCAACAACAGCCACATAGACGGTTCCTGGGGGAAAGTAGGGATAGGCATTCATCAGACAAAACCGCGCAGCAGCAATGTTTTGAGGGGGGAGCTCATGGGTGATATCAATGACGGTGAGGTGGGGGTTAATGGTAGCGATCGCCCCTTTCATGATCCCTCCATAGCCATCTTTGAGTCCAAAGTCCGTTAAGAGTGCGATCGCTTGAGTTGTTGACATTTTCCGAGCGGGGATCAACTTATGTGAAGATTTAGTAACAAAAAGGACAACCCTATCTCTAAATGTTAGCTTAGAAATATAGACAGCACAAAACATTGCAAAGGAATGTCCACCATGAACAAAATTAGTCAACAAAGCTTAAGCCAAGCCTCTCAAACCCATCGGGAAAGCCTCCGTAGAAGTTTGCAACACCGCTTAGAAGTGGCCAGAGCATCGGGGAATGAAAAATTAGTCCATCAACTCGAAGCAGAAGCAGCTTATCTCCATATTGAATAACCTACTATTGTTTTGTCTAATTAAGGTCATTTTGGGGAAACGTTTAATTATCGTCAACGTACGAGGGTTGGGTTTTTTGGAGAAAGCGGATGGTTTAAAAAAAGCCATCCGTTTTGTTAATGTCTCCACAAACCAAGGTTAAGATAGAGAGAGAAACTGTTAAACTAAAAACGTTACGTTTGATTATGATTTTTTCAGGAAAATTTGACTCAAATTGGTGTATCGCTTAGTTATTGAATCCATCCAAACTCTCGATCAAAGCGTCAGGTTAACCCCCGAACAACAGCATTATTTAAAACGGGTTTTGCGCTTGAAAAACGGCGATCGCTTTGTCGCTATGGACGGACAAGGCAAGTCATACCTAGCACAATTAGAAGAAGATTCGGCGAAAATTTTAGAAAATTTAAAAGAATGCACCGAGTTACCCCTGGCGATCACCTTGATGGTAGCCTTACCGAAAGGGAATGGCTTTGAGGAAATAGTCCGTTGTTGCACAGAATTAGGGATAACAACCCTAATACCCATCATCAGTCAGCGAACATTACTGAAACCCAGTCCCCATAAACTTGAACGATGGCGAAAAATTGCCACTGAAGCAGGAGAACAGTCGGAACGTCAACTCATTCCGACTATTGTTGACCCCATTGTTTTTAACGAAGCCTTAAGAAATATAGACAAAATCCCTAGCGATCGCTATATTTGTGTTACTCGTAAAAAAGCCCATCATTTACTGACTCACTTGTCCGAGACTTCCCAAAATCCTCTAGTGATTGCGACGGGATGCGAAGGAGGATGGACTCCTGAAGAAATAGAAACAGCGATCGCGTTTGGGTTTCAACCCGTCACCCTCGGTCCTCGTATTCTTAGGGCTGTGACTGCTCCTATTGTTGCCCTATCCCTAGCCGTTTCTGTCATTGAACGTGATACAATCTCCTAGGTTTCTATGTTTGAGCCAATTAACGACGCAATCCATAGCCAAGATTATGCCAAAGCTCACCAACTTCTGCAAGAGCTAACCCAAGAGGAAGCCGATAACCCCTGGATCGGATTTTATACAGCCCGTCTACAGGAGCTAGAAGGCGATTTAACGGCAGCCAATGAAGGCTACCATCAATTATTACCTAACGTCGTAAATCCTAAGCTTATTGCTCAAATACGCCAGGGTCTTCAGCGCATCACAGAACAACAGGAAGCGCAACGTCAAGCAGCCTTAGACCGTGCGATGCAAGGTTCTGATAGCCAACAAATGGGAATGCTCATTTTAGAACCCATTGCCCCAGAATTGAAGCAAGCAGCCGCTCAAAAATTTGGGCAAATTATGGAAATTGATGCCTATAGTGCTCGTCTTCAATTACCGAGTCGTTCTTGGCGATTATATCGCACGGGAGCATTAGGAAAATTGCGCTTTTATGCTGAAAAATTGCGTCAAGCAGAGATTCCTTGTTTTACCGTTGCTGTCGGAGATATTACGCCTTTAAACGTTTATAATGTTTTGTATATTCAAGGGATTAATTCTCAGGTAACAGTTGTTTATGAAGTCCAAAAAGGACAGCGGGATATTTTAACATTTCAATGGTCGGATATCGCGCAACGAGTCACAGGAATGCTGCCGATTTTTGAGGAATGCGTAGATATTGGCGTAGGACGAAAATTAGAACGCAAAACGGAAACCTTAGACTATGCTAAATTCTGTGATTTGCACTTACCCCAAAGCCAAAGTATTATTCGATTTTGTGATCAAACCTATCATTTTTTAGATGGGATTTCTTTTTCAGAAACCCAACAAGTGACTGACGGAAGAGCAACAGCTTATGATAGTTGGAATCATCTCATAGAATTTATGAATCAACAATTACCTAATACCTCGATTTGGTCAGAGTTTACCCCTTTTGGAGAGTCTGCTATTGAGTTTCAAGAATTACTTAAATTGATTAATTCTCATATTGACTTACTGCGGTGGGAAGAGACCCCTTGGGATGCAGCTTTTCAACTTTACAGTGGGTTAGCTTTTATTAAAGCCTTTAAGTCATCTTAAAGAGCCGATATTTTTATGCGTTAGAAATGCACCCTAAAATTATTCGTTTTTGGTTACTATTTCCCACAACCAACCTAATAATAGGGTGACTAAGGTAGATAGAAAGGTAATTAAGGCAATAACCGCATCTCTGGGGAAAAATCTTTCTAACCAACTTGCTTGAAGCGTTGCTACGGGTAATCTTTCATTTAAACCAATTTCTATCTTTTTAGTCTTTCCAGAAATATCAAGTTTTAACCCTCGAAAAGGTTCGTTAATTTGCAGGATTTTATTATCGCTGGTGTTTAAGGTTGGGGTACTTTCATCAGTTATTTTTAACCCTAATAAAGAACTGATACTATCTTCGGTTTTAAAGGTTAAAAATTGTCCGACTTCAAGGGTATAATTTTTGTCAGCTAATCTTACTGTTCCCCCAGAAATCGCTGATTCTTTGTAATAATCTGCATAGTCTTTTGGATTAATAATCGGTTGATTGAATAATTTGACGTTTTCTACTGCTAATCTCCCCCAAAAAAGTCTATTATTAGGACTTTCTTGAAATTGTACTTCTAGTTTAACGGGTTGATTTAGCGTTAATGTGATTTGGTTATTGGGTTGCCAAGTAAACGAGGTAATATCAGGAAATTGAGGAATTTCATACCCTTGAAAAGTGACTGTAAATTTGTCTGAGGATGACGCATCAATAATTAAGCTTAAGGGATGTTTTTGGGGGATAATATTATTAATAGATAGACGTTTATTTGTGCTGTCGTATTCTAAATGTTCGAGGGTAGTTTCGGAGGTTAATTTGAGTTCTTTGATCTCTAAGGTAGCGTCAGCTATTGCCTCAATTTGCCACCAGGATTCTTGATTTTTGATCGGGTTTAATGTTATGGTATTTAAAGCTTCTATTTTAGGATCACTGTCGCTAAATTGGCCAGTCAGGATTAAAGGTAAGGCATTTTCAGCGTAAGTTTGGGTTATTTGGGTAATAGCATCGGCATTTTTAATAAACGGTTGATCACTCTTACTGGTAAAGGTGAGACTATTCAGTTGAAGGGTTCCTTCAAAGGGTTGTATACTAGGAGTTAAAGTCCCAATAATAATAAAAAGCATTAACCCGATAATACTTGATAACAATACGGTAAAACGGCGATTAATGTTAGCTAAATACCACAGAAGTACCCAGATATTACTCAATAATAACCAGAGGAAATAAACAATATTTTTAACTAAATTTCCTAGGGATTTAACTAACTTTCGCAGTATTATTTTAACCATGAGGGATTATGTTCAAATTGTTGAGTGATTTTGCGTTCTTTAGGAGAATCATTTTTTCTTTCAATTAACGCATTAACGGTTAAAATATAACGACCCGCAGGAACAATTTTACCCTGTTGATTTTTACCATTCCAAGAGAATTTTACTTCATTCCCTGGTTGATTAGTCAAGGTTTTACTATAAACTTGATTGCCATTAGTTTGTTGAATGGTAAGGGTAATATTTTTAGTACGATTTCCTGTATAAATGCTAATATCATAACCAGAGGTATTCGCTTGTCCAAACCGTACCGGAATAATCACATTATTTGCCTTAGCTACACCGCGAAGCGTATTAGGAGAAATACTCGCTTTAGAGAGAACATTATTATCCCATTCAAATGTCCATTGATTAGCTGTTTTTTTCAATTCCAGGGGATCAAGTTGATAATACTTAATTCGTGATTGAATACGCACTTTAGGTTCACTAAGATTAGCAATTATAGGAATTTGTATTTTTAATTTTTGGGTTGGTTGCAGTTGACCAATAGCAAAGGAAATCAAAGTAAAGTCATTGCTAACGTCAGGGTTAATGATCCCTTCACAACGTTTATCATTTTCGCGTAAAAGACAAGTCGTATTTTGAGTGTTACCCGATGAACAATTTTGTGCTTGGGTAATGGGATTTATTGACAAAATACTCAACAAGAAAAAGCCTAAAAAAGCTAGACGATTCATGGTAATTCTTAAGGGAGTTGAGGCACAAGATAGAATTTGTGATTGAAAATATTAGCTTAACATGATAGACTTAAAATGGACAAGTAATGTTTTTAGGTTAACTAATTATGTTAATTCATTGGAGAGATCATATTGTCACGACACCAGATACGCTTAAAGGAAAACCTCGCATTAAAGGAACTCGTATTCCTGTGAGTTTAATTCTGGGATATTTAGCAGCAGGAAACAGCTATGATGAAATCATTCAGGAATTTCCTGACTTAACTAAAGAACATATCTATGCTTGTCTTGATTATGCAAGAGATTTGTCAGAATTTGAGACAATAGCTTCATGAGTTTAAGATTTTTTGTCGATCAATTCCTCAACAAAACAAAACGGGTTTAATAATATTAAACCCCTACGAGTTCTGACTTTATTTAATTCCCCAAGTTTCTATCTGTCTCATTACTCGACTGATAGGAATTGCATAGCCAGTTCCCTCTTGATCGATTCGATAAATAATACCAATAACCCCATTATTTTCTGCTAGAATAGGACTGCCTGAACTGCCCACAGCTAGGCTTATTTCTAATAGTAATCGTTGATCAGAGACATTAACAACTTTTCCCTCATCTCGCTTCCAAGTATTACCTTCTGGATGACCAATGGTTGTCACTTTCATGTTATCGCTAGGGCTAGAAATAGGCAAGGGTTGAATATCCGAAGGGAGGTTAGGAGCTTCCATTTCAATAATAGCGAGGTCGGGATCTTCTAGGGAAGAAATAACACGACCTTTTATCACCTGAGTCCGCGCATTACTCGGTTTAGTTCCTAGATAGATTTGCACTTCCACATAGTCACAGAGGCGCGGTGGTGTACTGTAGTAGGCATCAACGACGATATGACGGTTAGTAACTATCCAGAGTTTGTCCCCACTGCGCTTAATAATAAAGCCTGTACCGTCCTTATTTCTTCCTTGGGGGAAAATAGGAGTTAGCACCACAACAGACCGTTTAGGGGCAATGAAAGGGTCATCTGAGGGCAGATAATTGTTAGTAGTATAGGCTAGTTCCGTAGGTTGTTTGAGGAGTGCAAGCACCGCATCTCGGTTCTTTATGGCATACTCGAACTTGGGATCAATTTTCAAGGCTGCCTCATATTCCCGCAAAGCTTCCTCTAACTTTCCCTGTGGTTGATAAACTAAGCCTAAATTATTATGTGCCAAGGTATGAGCAGTGGTTGGAGTTACTGAAGTATCTTCGGGCAAACTTAGGGCTTTTTGATAAGCTGCGATCGCCTCGTTTAGTTTTCCTTGGTCTTTCAGCGCATTACCTAGATTGTTGTAAGCTAAAGCAAAGTTGGGGTTAAGTTGGATCGCTTTTTGATAAGTTGCGATCGCCTCGTTTAGTTTTCCTTGGTCAGACAGCGCATTACCTAGATTGTTGTAAGCTAAAGCAAAGTTGGGGTTGAGTTGGATCGCTTTTTGATAAGCTGCGATCGCCTCGTCTCGTTTTCCTTGGTCAGACAGCGCATTACCTAGATTGTTGTAAGCTAAAGCAAAGTTGGGGTTAAGTTGGATCGCTTTTTGATAAGCTGCGATCGCCTCCTCTCGTTTTCCTTGGGAATACAGCGCATTACCTAGATTGTTGTAAGCTAAAGCAAAGTTGGGGTTGAGTTGGATCGCTTTTTGATAAGCTGTGATCGCCTCGTCTCGTTTTCCTTGGTTTCTCAGCGCAAGACCTAGATTGTTGTAAGCATTAGCATCGTTGGGGTCAAGTTGG is part of the Rippkaea orientalis PCC 8801 genome and harbors:
- a CDS encoding serine protease translates to MKLRSLLPLLLTLSLVGVFTPSVVLSQSIDQLFQQGRTAGKMGKYTEAEAIFRRVIELDPNLADAYNNLGNALYYQGKLDEAIAAYQKAIQLNPNDADAYNNLGNALSDQGKLEEAIAAYQKAIQLNPNYADAYYNLGIALSDQGKLEEAIAAYQKAIQLNPNFTQAYYNLGIALSDQGKLEEAIAAYQKAIQLNPNYADAYYNLGNALFDQGKLDEAIAAYQKAIQLDPNDANAYNNLGAALYKQGKLEEAIAAYQKAIQLNPNLAEAYNNLGVALSDQGKRDEAIAAYQKAIQLNPNLAEAYNNLGVALSDQGKRDEAIAAYQKAIQLNPNFALAYNNLGVALSDQGKRDEAIAAYQKAIQLNPNFALAYNNLGVALSDQGKRDEAIAAYQKAIQLNPNFALAYNNLGVALRNQGKRDEAIAAYQKAIQLDPNDANAYNNLGLALRNQGKRDEAITAYQKAIQLNPNFALAYNNLGNALYSQGKREEAIAAYQKAIQLNPNFALAYNNLGNALSDQGKRDEAIAAYQKAIQLNPNFALAYNNLGNALSDQGKLNEAIATYQKAIQLNPNFALAYNNLGNALKDQGKLNEAIAAYQKALSLPEDTSVTPTTAHTLAHNNLGLVYQPQGKLEEALREYEAALKIDPKFEYAIKNRDAVLALLKQPTELAYTTNNYLPSDDPFIAPKRSVVVLTPIFPQGRNKDGTGFIIKRSGDKLWIVTNRHIVVDAYYSTPPRLCDYVEVQIYLGTKPSNARTQVIKGRVISSLEDPDLAIIEMEAPNLPSDIQPLPISSPSDNMKVTTIGHPEGNTWKRDEGKVVNVSDQRLLLEISLAVGSSGSPILAENNGVIGIIYRIDQEGTGYAIPISRVMRQIETWGIK